CACACTGAGTGCTGTAGCCAATGAATAGCTTCGCTTATAAATATTTAGCTAAATAGGTAGGTTGATGAGATTAAAGTCGATCAAGCTCGCGGGTTTTAAATCATTTGTTGACCCGACGACAGTGCCATTTCCTACCAACTTGGCTGCGGTTGTTGGCCCTAATGGTTGCGGTAAATCGAATATAATCGATGCCGTCAGATGGGTTATGGGTGAAAGCTCTGCAAAGCATTTGCGCGGCGAATCTATGACGGATGTTATATTCAATGGTTCAAATGGTCGCAAACCGGTAGGGCAAGCATCGATAGAGTTGGTCTTTGATAACAGCGAAGGTAAGCTTGTTGGCGAATATGCTCAATTTAATGAGATCTCTATCAGGCGAAAAGTAACCCGCGAAGCCCAGTCTTTCTACTACCTAAACGGTATTAAATGTCGCCGTCGTGATATTACCGATCTATTCCTCGGCACAGGCTTAGGGCCAAGAAGTTATGCCATTATCGAACAAGGGATGATTTCGAAGTTAATTGAGTCAAAACCTGAAGAGCTTAGGGTCTTTTTAGAAGAAGCAGCAGGTATCTCTAAATACAAAGAGCGACGGCGAGATACCGAAAGGCGAATGAAACGTACTGAAGAAAACCTTGAGCGCTTATCAGATATTCGCGATGAGCTCGAACGGCAGTTATCTCACCTTCATAAACAGGCACAGGCAGCAGAAAAATACACCGAACTAAAGAAAGAAGAACGCCTGAAAAACGCTCAGCTAAATGCCGTAAAATGGCGAGATTTAGACCGCAAGGTTGCTGATAAGCGGTCTGAGGTGAGTGCATTAGAGTTAGCACTCGAAGAAATTTTATATGCACGTACCTCTAATGACACACTGTCTGAGCAGTTGAGGGTTGAGCAACATGACAGTAATGAGGAGTTTAACCGAGTACAGGCACGCTACTACGAGTCAGGCGCTGAAATAGCACGAGTTGAACAAAGCCTGCAGCATCAGAAAGAACGTGCTGCCCAGTTGGATAGAGAGCTTAAAGAGGTTGTCTCTTCAATTGAAGAGCTTAAAGAAGAGTTGGCTACAGATCAGCAACGCCTTGATGATATTGAAATAGAGTACGAAACCCTCCTTCCGGAGTTAGAAGAAAGTAACGCCCAGTCAGAAGAGTCCTCAGAAAAGCTAGCCGCTATGGAAGATGAAATGCAACGGTGGCAGCACGATTGGGACCAGTTTAATCAACAATCTTCAGATGCTCGTCAACGAGCTGAGGTTGAGCAATCTCGAATAAGACAGAGTGAGCAATCGCTGGTTCGCATAGGGGACAAAGCAACACGCTTACAAGAAGAACTTAATAGCTTACAAGGGCAGAACGACCATACTGTTATTGATGAGCTGAAAGAGCAAATTGCTGAAAAAGAGATGATCGTTGAAGATGCTCGTATAGTTAAACTAGAGGCATCTGAAGTCATCTCTGCAAGTCGAGATGCTATTAGCCAGCTAGAACAGCAGCTCGCAGAACGGCGTAATACCTATCAACAAGATACCGGTATGTTAGCCTCAAAGGTCGCGCTACAAAAAGGGGCTTTGGGCGATGACGACCAAGACCGAGTTAACTGGTTTAAAGCGCAAGGCATAGATACTGGCTCACCACTTACTCAACAATTGACAGTCCGTGGCGGCTGGGATGTCGCCGTAGAGGTGGTTTTGGGTCGTTTGCTGCAAAGCATCAAAGTGCCGTCGCTCGATTCTGTGAAGGCTCTATCGTCCTCGGAGGTTGCTGTAGCGGTATCGTTATTCGAAGATGCTGAAGAGTCAAATATAGAGCGAGTTAATGAGGGATCAGAGCAGCCCACTACCCAGACCCCTCTTGCCGATTATGTAGATGGTGCAGATTTTTATAAAGGTATACTACAAAAAGTTTATACCGCTCAAAGCATGACAGAAGCCATCTCTAATCGACAAACATTGCAATCAGATGAGTCCATCGTATTGGCTGACGGTACCTGGGTCGGTCGACACTGGGTTAAGCTTGGTAAGAAAGATGCCGTTGGCAGTGGCTTGATACAGCGTCAAAAAGAGATTGATGAATTAACAAAGGTTGTTGCCGAACAGCGTGAAGCGATTTCAGCGTTGCAATCTGAAGTGGATAACGCTCGCAGTAACTTACAAGATAACGAAGTCAAGTTAGAAACTGCTGCAAGAAACGTCTCAGATGCTGAAAGAGCGCTCTCTTTACTGATGTCGCAGCTAAGCTCTACAGAGGTGAAGTTTGAACAGATTCAGGCCCGAGTCAGTCGAACAAAAGAGGATCTAGAAGATCTTACAATTCAGAAAGAGCAAGAGTTAGAGGTACTTGAAGAGTCCCGTATCAATTGGCAGGCTGCCATGGATGAAATGGACAAAAATGCCGACGAGAGAGAGATTCAACTGCAGCGGCGTGACGAAATTCGGGCATCTCTAGATAACTACCGTCAGCAGGCAAGGCATCAGCGTGATACCTCTCATCAGTTACAGTTAAAAGTCCAAGCAGCCAAAAACCAAAAAGAGACATTATCATCGACGATCTACAAATTAACGTTGCAGTTAGAGCGCAGCAATGAGCGATATCAGATGTTAATGGAAAACAGCGAGACCAATGCCGACCCGGTAGAAGAGTTACAAATACGGTTGGAAGAGCTGCTTGAGAATAGGCTTGGTGAAGAGGAACTGCTTAACTCAGCGCGAGATAATCTTGAACGAGTTGATGCACTAATAAGAGATCAAGAGCGGGTACGAAACGAATCAGAGCAAAAGCTCAATGACATTAGAGGTAGGCTCGAGCGAGAACGGATGGATGCTCAAGCCCTTGAAATTCACAGAACCGGCATTGAAGAGCAGCTGACCAAAGACAGCTTCGACCTGCAAGCGGTGCTCAATATTTTGCCAGAAGAGGCAGAAGAGAAAGTTTGGGTGGCAGAGCTTGAAAAGATAGGCAATCGTATTCAGCGGTTAGGAGCAATTAATTTAGCTGCTATCGACGAATATAAGGTTCAAAGTGAACGTAAAACCTATCTAGATGCACAAGATGCCGACCTCAAAGAAGCTCTGGAAACATTAGAGTCAGCCATCCGAAAAATTGACCGAGAAACTCGAGCAAGATTTAAAGAGACCTACGATAAAGTTAACAACGGGCTGCAAGAGCTATTTCCAAAAGTATTTGGTGGAGGCAGTGCTTATCTCGATCTAACGGGGGACGATCTACTAGAAACCGGTGTTTCGATTATGGCGCGGCCACCAGGAAAGAAAAACTCAACAATACATCTACTGTCGGGAGGGGAGAAAGCGCTTACCGCTATTGCGTTAATCTTTTCGATCTTCCAATTGAATCCTGCACCTTTCTGTATGTTGGATGAAGTAGATGCACCACTCGATGACGCTAACGTCGCTAGATATGCCAATATGGTTAAAGAGATGTCTAGTCAGGTGCAATTTATCTATATCACCCACAACAAAATCGCCATGGAAATGGCTGACCAGTTAATGGGGGTGACAATGCACGAACCAGGTGTATCCAGGTTGGTCTCAGTTGATGTAGAGGAAGCTGCAAAACTGGCATCGGCCTAATAATTTCGTTAAGCGGTTCAAAACAATGACGACTTAACGATAAAAAAGTGATTGTATATCAGTAAATACTATTCAGAATTGCTGTGCCTACCGTTACAATTGGCATTGAATAGTAATTTTTTGTTAATCTAGAGTTTTGTTATCGTTATTAATATGTTTGCAAGAATAAACAGCGGCAGTGCAGTTGCGTGTTGTTAGCTGAATATTAGTCGAATCTGCAAACATCGACATGGTTAATACTAAGAAAATGGATATGAATCTACGAGAATGGTTAGCGGTTTTAGGCGGTGTGGTCATCGCTGGAATAGTGATAGATGGGATTCGCCGAATGAGGCGTGCCAAACGTGATTCGATGGAGATATCCCTCGGCATGGGGGGGGAAATCGAAAATAGCCCACTCGATGAAGGGTTTAACCCTGAATTGCCAAATGGTGGTGCTCGATTAGCAGGCAGCGCCCGAGCAAATAGTGCAGATGATTTTGCACCGGTGGATGAGACTGAAACCGCTATTGCGAGTGAAGAGAGTACTCGAATAGAGCCCTCTATCAAAATGAGCGCGTTCGATCAGCCTCATAGTGAAGATGAAAATCTTTCTGCGCCCAGAGTTGTTGCTCGTGAACCACAAGACTCTGTGAACGTCGAATCGTCAGAGCAGCTTGCAGAAACAGAAACAGTCACTAACACCGATAAGATATGTGCGACTAAGCCTCAAGGTCTGAATGCACGGGGCACAGCGGACGATACGAAACCCAAATCTAAGATGACCTTTGGGGAAGGGCTTAAAGCATCCAATGCTAAAGCAAAACCTACTAAAGCTAAAACCAAGCGGGCAAACCGTAATACGCCTCCCAAGCCTGCTCAGGAAGTGATTGTACTCAATGTCATGTCTAAGCAAGCTGAAGGATTCAAAGGTGGTGAGTTAAGAAAGCTGCTAGAAGCCTGTGGTGTAGAACATGGGGATATGTCTATTTTTCATCGTCATGAAGATACTGTTGATAGCCCCGTTCAATTTAGTGTTGCCAATGCAGTTGAGCCTGGATATTTTCCCAAAGAGCAATTAGATAGCATGGTCACGCCGGGGATCTCTTTCTTTATGAGCCTGCCAGGGCCTGATGATAATATGAGAGCATTTGACTATATGGTTGAAACCGCACAGTGCGTCGTGAGAAATCTTTCTGGTGAGATGAAAGACGAACGTAGAAGCGATATGACCCCGCAAACCCTGGAGCACTGCCGCCAGCGAATTCGTGACTTTGAGCGAAGGCAGTTAGCAGCAAAGTGTTAAAGTACGGCTACTAAGCCAATAAGCAGATTATAAAAAGCGAAGCGAGTGCTTCGCTTTTTATTTGTCTGAGGTTGCCAAATCTAAAATCTGTCTAGATCGTTCCTGTTGTTGCACAGCATTATCAGTGATAACAACAAAAAATGTGTTTTATGAGATGCCGACAATGTTAGTACCTGAGAAGATTATTCAAAACGTTAAAGCGCTCCGTGATGAGCTAGAAGAGCACAACTACCGCTATTACGTAATGGACGACCCATCGGTTCCTGATGCCGAATATGATCGTCTAATGAATAGTCTGAAGAGCATAGAAGCCGAATACCCTTCACTGATCGTACCTGAATCGCCAACACAGCGAGTAGGGGGAGAACCGTTGGCAGGGTTTACCCAGGTAACACATGAAATGCCCATGCTCTCCCTCGATAATGCGTTTAACGAAGAGGATATGCGGGATTTTAATCGAAGGGTTCTAAGTCGATTAGGCGAAAGTGCAGCAAATTCAGGTGTTGTTGAATATGTATGTGAGCCTAAATTGGACGGTATTGCGGTTAGCCTTTTGTATGAACATGGGCAGTTGGTAAGGGGCGCTACCCGTGGCGATGGTGAGACTGGCGAGGATATTACTCAAAATGTTCGTACCATTAACTCTATCCCTCTAAAGCTCATGGGCAGTGGTTACCCTGAACGGTTAGAGGTACGTGGCGAAATTTATATGCCCAAAAGCTCATTTGATGCACTAAATCAAGAAGCCGAGCGATTGGGCAATAAGCCTTTTGTAAACCCACGAAATGCAGCAGCAGGTAGCTTGAGACAGCTAGATCCAAAAATTACAGCCAGCAGAAATCTCGAAATGTGCTGTTACTCGGTTGGTGTTGTTGAGGGTGGAGTACTTAAAGATACTCATAGCGAATCACTGCACTGCTTAAACCAGTGGGGGTTTAGAATTAACGCAGAGATGAGCGTAGTAGACGATGTCGAAGGGTGTCTTGGCTATTATCAAGCTATTTCCGAAAAACGGAACTCGTTACCCTATGAAATAGATGGGGTTGTGTTCAAAGTTAACGATTTGGCACTCCAGCAGAAGCTGGGCTTCGTATCCCGAGCACCTAGGTGGGCCATAGCACACAAGTTCCCCGCACAGGAAGAGTTAACGACTGTTATCGACGTTGAGTTTCAAGTAGGCAGAACTGGCGCGGTAACACCGGTAGCAAGGCTCGCGCCAGTATTTGTGGGTGGTGTGACGGTCAGCAATGCGACGCTACACAACATGGATGAAATAGCGCGTTTAGGGTTAATGATTGGTGATTCGGTGATCATACGAAGGGCTGGAGACGTCATTCCTAAAGTAGTAAAGGTGGTTGAAGACAAAAGGCCTGATACTGCAAAAACGGTTACTTTCCCGACCCAGTGCCCCGTTTGTGAGTCTGAAGTCATTCAGCTAGAAGGTGAAGCGGTTGCAAGGTGTTCTGGTGGGTTGTTTTGTGCGGCGCAACGGAAAGAAGCGATCAAGCATTTTGCATCCCGTAAAGCTATGGATATAGATGGCTTGGGTGATAAGTTAGTAGAAGCGTTGGTTGATCAAGGCTATATCAAAAGCGTTGCAGATCTCTATAAGCTGACCCGGTATCAAATCGCCAGCATGGAACGAATGGCTGAAAAATCCGCTGACAACTTGCTAGGCGCACTAGAAAAATCTAAGCAGACTAAGTTATCAAACTTTGTTTATGCCCTGGGTATTCGCGAAGTAGGTGAGACAACAGCCCGCACCCTATCAAATGCGTTTGGCACCTTAGAAAAAATACGCAGTGCAAGTGTTGAAGAGCTATTAGCTGTGCAGGATGTCGGCCCGATCGTAGCAAATCATATCGTCTCGTTTTTTGAGCAAAGCCATAATAATGAAATCATAGATCAACTTATAGAAGTCGGAGTACAATGGCCTGACGTGGTTGTTGATGATTCGAATAAAGCGTTGCAGGGTAAGACTTTCGTTATAACTGGCACGCTTAGTCAAATGACCAGAGAAGAAGCGAAAGAGAAACTATTAGCCTTGGGTGCTAAAGTGAGCGGTAGCGTTTCTAAAAAAACCTATTGTCTTATTGCGGGTGAGGCTGCAGGTTCAAAGCTTACAAAAGCAGAGGCGCTGGGTATTAAGGTAATGAACGAACAAGAATTTATAGATATGTTGTAGCTTGTCGCTTATACACGAGGTTTCGTATAGTTAATAAGCAGTTGTATAAGCGTCTCTTAGCCGCGAAGCAGTGTTCAATAAATGTTACCCTGACCCTAATAATGCGTTTTGTATTGCGAAGGCGAAACCCCAAACCAAAGCTTAAAGGCTTTCGAAAAAGTGCTCAAATCAGCATAACCCAAAACCTGCGCCAAGTTAGTGAGGTTGGTGTTGGGGGCACTTAAAAACTCTTGCGCCATTTCTTGTCTAACCTGATCCAGAATTTGCTGAAAATTGGTAGACTCTTTTGTCAAACGTCTCTGTAGAGAGCGCTCTTTTAACCCCATCAATTGCGCAATATTCTTGAGTGAACAAGCGCCTTTAGGCAGTAAATCTCGCATTAAAAGGCTAACCTGATTGACGATATCATGCTTTCTTGAGCGTTCAAGTTCGTCTAGATAACTCCCCAAAAATTGGTTGATTTCAGGTTCAAAGGAGCCAAGGGGCGCGTTCAATAATTTGGCATCAAAAACCAAACCATTAAACTCTTGCTGAAAGGATATAGGGGCGTGGAATAGCATATTGTAGGGGGCTAAATCTGGCGGAGCTTGATGCTGAAAATAAACAGCTCTGGGGTTCCAGCCTTTGCCAACGTATAACCGGATTAAACTACAACCAATACCTAGTGATAAATCACAAATTTGCCGGCAGTGATCTTCACCGTGTAAGTGCGGGATATATTTGATGATGGCAATCTCATCTTTTACTTCCAAGCTAAACGTGCCCGCTTCTGTACGGAGGTGAATATATTTCTCGAGTGCTTTGTAGGCATCATGAAAGGTTAAAGACTTTCGCATCATTAAACCAAGCGGCCCTAATACTGAAATGCCTTGTCGCTGAGATAGCAAAAGGCAGAAGCATGGGCAAGATAATGCTTTAGCTGATAAATCATACAAACGAGTTAGCACTTCACCACTGATCATTTGGTCAAAATCGTTAAGAATAGCTGCATCCAAACCCGCTTGATTGGCCAGCTCTTCGGGGTTGCCACCTAGCTCTTTTACTAGGTCTGAATACCCCATTAGGGAAGCCGTACTGGCTAACAATACGCCCATTAATTTATTACCTCACCGCTGTTGTTTTTATTTGCTGCTACTGCTCTATCGTTTTGTAATCTCGAAGCCGATTAAAAATTATTACTAATGTCGTATTATGACAATTAATAGACATTATTTGACAATCTATTTTTATCTAAACGCGTAAATTTTAATTGTCGATAAACCTATCAATTGTTACCGGCAAAAGATCCAATGGCTTATGCAAGTTTATGAACTATTAGAATCTACCAATGCTCTCTTCTTAACATTCACGAGTACATCATAAATGAACCAAACTTATAAAAATGACCCTTTCTTTCAGTTTCCGCTAACATCAAAAATCACTACCATGGGGGAGGTGCAGTTGCCGATGTTTTTTTTGGATGCCTCTAATTTGATTGCGGTGTTCAGGGCCGATGCTGAGGGGGTTGATAAACTACTGCAGGGTACTGGCCTGAGTTCAGCTTTGTCGTTGGCAGGTAAGCCTTTAGTGTTTATTAGTCTTTATGAATATAGAGAGAGTACGGTAGGCCCATACAACGAAGTGGGGATTGCTTTGCCGGTTATACCAGACGGTATGAAAAGACCTAATAGTGAACTTCGTGACTTGCTCAGTGGCACTGATGAATCTGTGATTGGTTGGCATATTATAAATTTGCCTGTTAACACTAAAGAAGCGGATGCAGCAGGCAAAGAAATTTGGGGCTACCCTAAGTTTGTTGCTGAGATTCCATTTCGCTTAAATAATCGTGATTTCTTATGTGAGGTTAAGGACCCTAAAGGCGGAAATATTATGAGTCTTGGCGGCAAACTGAATCTAGGGGTCAAAAGTGTTGCTCTGAGTGGTGTGACTTACTCGCATTTGAACAACCAGCTGCTACGTTCTTCGGTTAATGCCCGAGGTAACTACAAGGCTTATTTTGCCCACCAATTAAAACTGACGATAGGTGTGAGCCAACATATAATGGCTAAAAATCTCAGAAGGTTAGGGCTTGAGAATAGCCGTCCGGTTATGGCTTTAGCGTGCCAAAACTTTCAGTCGCGGCTTAGTGATGTAGCTGTTATAAGTTGAGTTTGGATTGTGGCCTGACATCGCCTGTAGCAGTGGTTAGATAGCTTGAGTGGTAATATTTAGGGCTGTAACGGTATCGTTTCACCAGAAAAATCATGTGAGCTGTACTGAAAGCGTAACGAGCTATAGTATTTTGCCGCTACCAATGCTGACTCTGGCACAGCGAAACGTTTAACCTGTTTAACTGCTGCAAGCGCTGACTGATCTAGTTCTGAATGACCACTGCCTAAATAAATATAAGCATCAGTCAGTTGACCGTATGGGGTTAGTGTAAATTTAATCACCCCGCTAAACTGCTGATCTGTCTTTTTGGGTTTTACCCAACCTGCCTTGATCTGTTTTTCCATACGCTGAAGGTAACGGTTAACCATCTTTATACGTTGTGACTCTATTTTACTGTAGGGGTCTTTAACGTCGATACCACTCAGGTTATGGTCATCCAAAAGCTCCATATTACCTAGTACTGCTAGCATATCTTCGGATATTGCGGTGCCGGGTTGTTGATATTCATACTCTGTAGAGAGAGCGTTCTCAATTTGCGAGGGCTCTACCTTGTTACTTAATGTGCCTGGCAATAGTCTCTCTACGTTATCATGTTCAATAGATTGGTTTTCGGTATCCGATACGTTGCTTATACTCGCGGATGGATCTATTGGGCTGCTGACAGACTTAGCAGTATTGAGTGTTGTAGGTGTATTAACAGTTCTCTGCGGGGGTTCTGCTGCTATTGGGCTTTGCGTTACAGGTGCCAGAGGGGTGGATTGCTTAGTCGTAGTGGGTTTGCCAGGCGTTATTGACCTAACAGATTTATCCGTATTGTTAGACGATGCGAAGCTATCGGCATTGTGTTGAGTTGGATGTTCTTCTGATAACGACTCTTCTAACAATGACTCTTCTGGTGATGACTCTAGAATTGAATGCAGCTCATCAAGTTCTTCTTGTTGCGGATAGATAGGGGAGGGTTGAAGAGTGATCTCGACAGTAGTTTTAGTTGTTGTGTTAGCTTGCAGAGACGATAACCACGCTCTTGCATCTAGCCAGCTCCACGCAACAACATGTAATAAAATACTCAGACTTAAAAGAGTTAAGAAAATAACGTGTGATCGTTTATTTCTCTTCATAAGCCAATGCTTTTAGAGTTTTCGCCTTATGAGGTCCCGAATAATAAACCTTGAAGGGTTAATTGCTTTAACTATATCAGAAGAGACTGGTGAAGGCTCATTACATAATTGACTGGCAATAAACTCCGCAGCAAGCGGACAGGATGACAACCCCTTAGAGCCATGAGCGATATTTACGAATAGCCCTTCGTGATAAGCGCCTGAAGTTTCAAATTTGGCTTTTGCGTCATGTCGTAGTTTTGCAAAGCGTGTCATTTGCTCTTCAAATTTTGGTGCCTTACCAATGATAGGTACGTAGTCTGGTGAACTGCAACGCTGAGATGCACGGCCTTCTAGTGTTTGAATCTGCTCATCTGATAGCAGCTGTTTTGCTGAATGAAGCCACTGGGTTAACTGAGCAATATTTTTATGGTGGTCTGCTTCTAGCTCCTGGCAATGATCATTTTTGAGGTCGAATGTGGCGCCGAAGCAAAACTTATTATTATCTTTGGGGCTGATATAGCCTTCACCACATAAGACCGTTTGCAACGGGTAGTTGCCAGTTGATGAGACGACAGAGACTTGCCCTCTAATCGGTTTAACGCGCAAATGTTCAAGTTGTTTAAATGCTTTTGCATCTGATGCAGAGCAGACGATGATATTAGGGGTCGTCGCAACTGTTTGTTGATTACTATCCATCAAAGACCAAAGTGCGCTTTTAGGGTCTTGGGTTAGGGTTGTTATCTCTGTGTTATAGCGCGTAGAGATAGCACTGTTTGAGAGGAGTTCAGCGCAGAGTTTTTTGGGGGCTACCCAGCCTGAGTTCGGGAAGTAGAGCCCGCCATGATTGAGAGAAACCCCCGCGAGTAGGGTTGCTCGGCTTGAGTCTACAGGCTCTAATAGTGCTTTTGGATACTGATTTTTATTTAGAATGTCAGCCTGCTTCTTATGTTCTTTGTCGTTCCACGCTACTTGAATCAAACCGCAGCGGTTCCAAAACAGCGTATTGGAGTGTTGTTGAAGGCGCTGATAGTAACTCTGACTGAAGAGCAAATTACTGAGTGCATATTCAGACTGTACATTAAAGTCAGATGAGAACTTGTTATACAGAGCGCCCTGCAAATTGCCAGACCCACCTTTGCCTGGTTCACTTTGTTTCTCAACTACAAGAACACTGAGACCTCTAGCGGCTAGTGCTGTTGCTGTTGTCGCTCCTGCTAATCCTGCACCGACCACAACTGCGTCATAGTCGCAGGCTGCTCGGGTTTTAGGCGTACCTAAACTACCCTTAAACCAAGGGTGATCTAACTGCTGATTGAGACTTAGGTTACTGTTTGCTTTAAAGTTCCCTGCGAGCATCTCTTTCTTTCGACCAAAGCCTGGCACCTTGATGACATTAAAACCCGCTTGTTGCATGCCCCGTCTAATAACGCCTGCTATGCTAAATGTGCTGAATGTTGCTTCGTCAGCACTATGACGCCCGATGACCTCGAATAGCTTGTCGCTCCACATTTCTCTGCTTTTATGAGGCGCAAAGCCATCTAAGAACCAGGCATCTGCAAGAAACAAAGCTTGATCGTATTGTTCTTCAGCATCGCCAATATAGAGCGTAAGCGTTACAAACCCTTGTTCAAACACTAAACGGTGACACCCTTTTACGGGCAGGGGGTACTGCTCGATTAGCTGGCTGCTGAGGTGGCTCAGCGAGGGCCAGTTTGCTAAGGCTTTTGTTAAATCCGAAACCAATAGGGGGGTGTTTTCAACTGAAACAAAGTGTAACGGGACCACACCCCCATTTTTTCGTTTGCTGCGCCATTCATTCCAACTGCATAAGAAATTTAAACCCGTTCCAAACCCTAATTCGGCAACGGTTAAATGAGGGCGTTTACCTACCTCTTGAATACGTTGACCAACAAGATTATTGTCGAGAAACACATATTGAGTCTCTTCAAGGCCGTTCTCGCGGGAGTAATAAACGTCATCGTGTAGCTTTGAAATAGGGTGGCCGACCTCATCCCAGATGAGGTCGGCTGTTGGTACAGAAGGTAATTGCAAAATGGTAACTCTTAGTGGATAAGAATGAACTAATGTTATCGGTTAGCGTTTATGGCTATTTAACAACCGACATGCCCTTGATAACAACAGGGTCAACAGGGATATTCTTGTGCATATTACGTTTAGTTGTCTTTACATGCTCAATTTTATCGACAACATCCATGCCTTCTACTACTTTACCAAAAACAGCGTAGCCCATGCTCTGCTGGCTATAATCTAAAAAGTTATTGTTGGCGACGTTAATAAAAAACTGAGCGGTTGCTGAGTGAGGGTTATTGGTGCGTGCCATTGCGATAGTGCCACGGTTATTGTGTAGCCCGTTCGAAGCCTCGTTTCGTATCGGTGCTTGTGTTGGGAGTTTGTCCATGCTTTTAGTAAAGCCACCGCCTTGTATCATAAACCCTGGAATAACACGGTGGAAAATGGTTTTAGTGTAGAAGCCGCTCTCAACATAATATAAAAAGTTCTTGACGGTTATAGGGGCTTTTTCAGAGTTGAGCTGAACGATAATATTACCGTAATTCGTTTCAATTTGAACTTTCACATCGCTGGGTGCTGTGTTGTTTTCGGCAGCAAGTGCAAATGAGCTAAAGACCAGAGATATGCAGAGCATAAGAGATTTAATAAGAGTCATATACCTAGGCATTTAAAGTATCCTTAGTTGGTTATTGTTGAGTTTAAAAGTCATTAGATTACTGCATTTAACGGTTGAAATGCAGTGCTTTCTTCTATGTTATCTATCTTAAATTGTATCGCTTGCGCATTTTAACAGATCTTTTATTGATTGCGCCTGACTTGGGCTAAGTCTAGTGCAGCTAAACAGTCTATTTTCATGGG
This genomic window from Alkalimarinus sediminis contains:
- a CDS encoding acetoacetate decarboxylase family protein, whose protein sequence is MNQTYKNDPFFQFPLTSKITTMGEVQLPMFFLDASNLIAVFRADAEGVDKLLQGTGLSSALSLAGKPLVFISLYEYRESTVGPYNEVGIALPVIPDGMKRPNSELRDLLSGTDESVIGWHIINLPVNTKEADAAGKEIWGYPKFVAEIPFRLNNRDFLCEVKDPKGGNIMSLGGKLNLGVKSVALSGVTYSHLNNQLLRSSVNARGNYKAYFAHQLKLTIGVSQHIMAKNLRRLGLENSRPVMALACQNFQSRLSDVAVIS
- a CDS encoding TonB family protein, giving the protein MKRNKRSHVIFLTLLSLSILLHVVAWSWLDARAWLSSLQANTTTKTTVEITLQPSPIYPQQEELDELHSILESSPEESLLEESLSEEHPTQHNADSFASSNNTDKSVRSITPGKPTTTKQSTPLAPVTQSPIAAEPPQRTVNTPTTLNTAKSVSSPIDPSASISNVSDTENQSIEHDNVERLLPGTLSNKVEPSQIENALSTEYEYQQPGTAISEDMLAVLGNMELLDDHNLSGIDVKDPYSKIESQRIKMVNRYLQRMEKQIKAGWVKPKKTDQQFSGVIKFTLTPYGQLTDAYIYLGSGHSELDQSALAAVKQVKRFAVPESALVAAKYYSSLRFQYSSHDFSGETIPLQP
- the mnmC gene encoding bifunctional tRNA (5-methylaminomethyl-2-thiouridine)(34)-methyltransferase MnmD/FAD-dependent 5-carboxymethylaminomethyl-2-thiouridine(34) oxidoreductase MnmC, whose amino-acid sequence is MQLPSVPTADLIWDEVGHPISKLHDDVYYSRENGLEETQYVFLDNNLVGQRIQEVGKRPHLTVAELGFGTGLNFLCSWNEWRSKRKNGGVVPLHFVSVENTPLLVSDLTKALANWPSLSHLSSQLIEQYPLPVKGCHRLVFEQGFVTLTLYIGDAEEQYDQALFLADAWFLDGFAPHKSREMWSDKLFEVIGRHSADEATFSTFSIAGVIRRGMQQAGFNVIKVPGFGRKKEMLAGNFKANSNLSLNQQLDHPWFKGSLGTPKTRAACDYDAVVVGAGLAGATTATALAARGLSVLVVEKQSEPGKGGSGNLQGALYNKFSSDFNVQSEYALSNLLFSQSYYQRLQQHSNTLFWNRCGLIQVAWNDKEHKKQADILNKNQYPKALLEPVDSSRATLLAGVSLNHGGLYFPNSGWVAPKKLCAELLSNSAISTRYNTEITTLTQDPKSALWSLMDSNQQTVATTPNIIVCSASDAKAFKQLEHLRVKPIRGQVSVVSSTGNYPLQTVLCGEGYISPKDNNKFCFGATFDLKNDHCQELEADHHKNIAQLTQWLHSAKQLLSDEQIQTLEGRASQRCSSPDYVPIIGKAPKFEEQMTRFAKLRHDAKAKFETSGAYHEGLFVNIAHGSKGLSSCPLAAEFIASQLCNEPSPVSSDIVKAINPSRFIIRDLIRRKL
- a CDS encoding peptidylprolyl isomerase; translated protein: MPRYMTLIKSLMLCISLVFSSFALAAENNTAPSDVKVQIETNYGNIIVQLNSEKAPITVKNFLYYVESGFYTKTIFHRVIPGFMIQGGGFTKSMDKLPTQAPIRNEASNGLHNNRGTIAMARTNNPHSATAQFFINVANNNFLDYSQQSMGYAVFGKVVEGMDVVDKIEHVKTTKRNMHKNIPVDPVVIKGMSVVK